A genomic window from Salmo salar chromosome ssa23, Ssal_v3.1, whole genome shotgun sequence includes:
- the LOC106584470 gene encoding SRSF protein kinase 2 isoform X4 codes for MSMNSEKSSSPERPETQQKAPVSAPLPRLPLQPPPEPAVPPEPEEEILGSDDEEQEDPADYCKGGYHPVKIGDLFNGRYHVIRKLGWGHFSTVWLCWDIQVKNFVAMKVVKSAQHYTETALDEIKLLRCVRESDPSDQNKEMVVQLIDDFKISGINGIHVCMVFEVLGHHLLKWIIKSNYQGLPLPCVKSIIKQVLQGLDYLHSKCKIIHTDIKPENILMCVDDAFVRRMAVEATEWQKAGAPPPSGSAVSTAPQAKPVGKISKNKKKKLKKKQKRQTELLEIRMREIEALEREAEKQRATEGPDGEGDTHSPKHTPRNAALGPAVALGESDDEDDDDEEDGDEEEEGETERERPTRLTNHTCAATPQEQSEVPPTPEAAAEPEGEPTPSPTPETETQNPTPTTTTPGDGNGATTNPEGEGEEGEKEEVKEENDNEEEEEEDGEEEDEEDLVPGLAEKDEKEEPRTEEEVKGEETKEQEKDKEEEEEDDDDDDDDEDDDDDDDEDDDADETETGADDLTNSISTTMGHNNNTPKTNGHVLLGGEERDRERFPRANPPAPTSSPIPLHCPLVESEISCTDRDQSSLSSSYELFNGEVVTPGLTNGAQRHRGTAPRFPDLPLDPDPGSPVTVGEAGQSGSGTSPHSPTADRSRTVSSSSTGDTPKDDVVLAKAKAADLLVNPLDPRNADTLRVKIADLGNACWVHKHFTEDIQTRQYRSIEVLIGAGYSTPADIWSTACMAFELATGDYLFEPHSGEDYSRDEDHIALIMELLGKVPRKVVAAGKHSREFFSKKGELRHITKLKPWSLFDVLVEKYGWAPEDAGHFTHFLLPMLEMVPEKRASAGDCLSHPWLNS; via the exons gcctgaGACCCAGCAAAAAGCCCCGGTGTCTGCCCCACTCCCCCGCCTCCCCCTCCAGCCCCCCCCTGAGCCGGCCGTCCCCCCAGAGCCAGAGGAGGAGATCTTAGGCTCTGACGATGAGGAGCAGGAGGACCCCGCAGACTACTGCAAAG gtggatACCATCCGGTGAAGATAGGGGACTTGTTCAATGGGAGGTACCATGTGATCCGCAAGCTGGGCTGGGGTCACTTCTCCACCGTATGGCTGTGCTGGGACATCCA GGTGAAGAACTTTGTGGCGATGAAGGTGGTGAAGAGTGCTCAGCATTACACAGAAACAGCCCTGGATGAGATCAAACTGCTCAGATGT GTGAGAGAGAGTGACCCCTCTgaccaaaacaaagaaatggTGGTTCAGCTGATAGACGACTTCAAGATCTCTGGAATCAACGGAATAC ATGTGTGTATGGTGTTTGAGGTTCTGGGACACCACCTTCTAAAGTGGATCATCAAGTCCAACTACCAGGGCCTTCCTCTTCCCTGTGTTAAGAGTATTATCAAACAG GTTCTGCAGGGCTTGGACTACCTCCACAGCAAGTGTAAGATCATCCACACGGACATCAAGCCAGAGAACATCCTGATGTGTGTGGACGATGCGTTTGTCCGCCGCATGGCCGTGGAAGCCACAGAGTGGCAGAAGGCTGGGGCACCCCCGCCCTCTGGATCTGCAG TCAGCACAGCACCACAAGCCAAACCG gTAGGGAAGATCTCtaagaacaagaagaagaagctGAAGAAAAAACAGAAGCGTCAGACCGAGCTGTTGGAGATACGCATGCGGGAGATCGAGGCCCTGGAGAGGGAGGCTGAGAAACAGAGGGCCACAGAGGGCCCCGATGGTGAGGGGGACACACACTCCCCAAAACACACACCCCGCAACGCGGCACTGGGGCCCGCCGTCGCACTGGGCGAGAGTGATGACGAAGACGATGACGATGAAGAGGAtggagacgaggaggaggaaggagagacggagagggagaggccaACCAGGCTAACCAATCACACCT GTGCAGCCACACCTCAGGAACAGTCAGAGGTGCCCCCCACCCCAGAGGCAGCAGCAGAGCCAGAGGGGGAGCCCACCCCCAGCCCtaccccagagacagagacacagaaccccacacccaccaccactacacctgggGATGGCAACGGAGCTACCACGAAcccagagggagagggtgaggagggggagaaagaggaggttaAGGAAGAGAATgacaatgaggaggaggaggaggaagatggggaagaagaggatgaggaagaCTTGGTTCCAGGTCTTGCCGAAAAAGATGAGAAAGAGGAACcaagaacagaggaggaggtgaagggtgAGGAGACCAAGGAGCAGGAAAAGgacaaagaggaagaggaggaggacgacgATGACGACGATGATGACGAagacgatgatgatgacgatgatgaagaCGACGATGCTGATGAAACAGAAACGGGCGCTGACGACCTCACCAACTCCATCTCCACCACCAtgggacacaacaacaacaccccCAAAACCAATGGCCATGTCCTCctagggggtgaggagagggacagggagagatttCCCAGAGCCAACCCCCCAGCTCCTacctcctcccccatccctctgcaCTGCCCTCTGGTAGAGTCAGAGATTAGCTGCACGGACAGGGATCAAAGCTCTCTCAGCTCCTCCTACGAGCTCTTCAATGGCGAGGTGGTCACGCCAGGCCTGACCAACGGGGCGCAGCGCCACAGGGGCACGGCGCCACGCTTCCCCGACCTGCCTCTGGACCCTGACCCGGGTAGCCCCGTCACAGTGGGCGAAGCTGGTCAATCGGGGTCCGGGACCTCCCCTCACAGCCCCACTGCAGACCGCAGTCGTACTGTGTCGTCCTCAAGCACTGGAGACACGCCTAAAG ATGATGTGGTTCTAGCCAAGGCCAAAGCAGCAGACCTCCTGGTTAACCCCCTGGACCCTCGCAACGCTGACACACTCCGAGTCAAGATAGCTGACCTGGGCAACGCCTGCTGGGtg CACAAGCACTTCACAGAGGATATTCAAACCAGACAGTACCGCTCCATAGAGGTCCTGATAGGAGCTGGATACAGCACTCCTGCTGACATCTGGAGCACCGCCTGCATG GCGTTTGAGCTGGCTACAGGAGACTACCTGTTTGAGCCCCACTCTGGGGAGGACTACTCCAGGGATGAGG ATCACATCGCTCTGATCATGGAGCTATTGGGGAAGGTTCCACGCAAAGTGGTCGCCGccgggaagcacagccgagagtttTTCTCCAAGAAAG GTGAACTGAGGCACATCACCAAGCTGAAGCCCTGGTCTCTGTTTGATGTGTTGGTGGAGAAGTACGGCTGGGCACCAGAGGACGCCGGCCACTTTACCCACTTCCTGCTGCCCATGTTGGAGATGGTCCCAGAGAAGAGGGCGTCAGCCGGGGACTGCCTCAGCCACCCCTGGCTCAACTCGTAG